A region of the Fulvia fulva chromosome 7, complete sequence genome:
GATTTTGAGACAGAGGGAGAATAGGAAGTTGAGTAGGAGGATTGCATAGTAAGACTGGTGAACAGCGCGCATCGCTGACACTATGTCACAACCTCATCTCTCGCTTCCATCGTAAAATTCCCCAACCTCCAACGCCACACCCTCGATTGCCTCCCTCAGAAACAATCAACAAACGGCACACCCCCCACAATCGAACTCCCATCACTATTCTCACACTTACACTGCCCACTCTTAAAATCCCTCATACAATCCGTCCCCTGTCCATCCTCCCCTCCACTCTGCTCATACCAGAAAAACGTCTGCAAATCCCTCGAATCATCCGACAAATCATCGACCGTAGGCTGAAAATTACAAGCATCAGAGTACGCCACGCAGAGCCCTAGAGGCACATTGAGACGGTTCTGCTTCGACGTATCGCGGTAGAAGATTGCGAATGTCTGGGTCCCGTCTTTGGAGTGGCAGCGCGTGTTCCAGGCGCACTCGGCGGCTTGGATGTCGGGGGAGGATTTGCAGGGTTGGCTGGACAATGTCAGTGCTGATCGAGAGGAAGTGGTGGGGAGGATGGAGACCAGTCTGAGGGGATGTCGGAGGGGTCTATGCCGCCGACGGCGTTGTTGACGCAGGGTTTTAGGGTGGCTTGGGTGCCGGTGAAGGCGAGGGCGAGGCTGATGAGGAGGGCTGAGTGCATTTTGATGGAGAAATGGTTGGAGGATCAAGATGGTGTTGTCTTTCGTGATGTGGGGTTGGCTTAAGATGTAAGTGAATGTGGTGCTACTTGAGGACGGAGGAGCGTTCGTTTACCTTCAGCAATCAAGCCTTTATACAAGACCAACGCATGGACGCTACTGCTCGTGGCATGCTGCTTGTGTGCCTCGTGTCCTTGGCGCTGTTTCCAGACACGTTTCAGGCTCTAGGGCCTCCCTCATGCAATGTGTTCCGGGGCGAACATCGATCACATGAGACTACTACATTCACAAACATGAGTCTCGGCTTCCACTGGACGAGAGCTGATCGAGCATGGCCTATCACATGTTTTGAAACTCCAAAGGCATGATACTGAAGAACCAGATCTGATCACATGTTGGTATTCTGTGACTCGTCTTGCCTACCTGTCTGCGGGACTGGAAAGCCTGGAGCTGAAACAGCACTTCGCGGACGTGCAGAGATCGATTTGATCTGTTCAGAAATCAGCGTCCAGACCACAAGGTCTGAGTCTCGTAAAAATGATTCGGGATCACCTTGCCAGAAGTTATATAGCGAGGACTTCCTAGGCATCCAGTGAGATGAACAAGTCTTTCTGTTCTCGTACATCCTATGTCGCGTGCTCAAGACCTCCCATCGCAGGCCCATGAGCTTATGATCCTGTCAACTCGAAAGTCTTCAAGGATCGAATTGATCGACGTGTAGGATAGGATAAAGTTCTGTCAGCCAAGTCAGCAAGCGTGACGGCACTGGGCATAGGACGGCAAGTCAATCGAGGCTGCCCCCCCCCCTTCAACGATAGAGTATTATGCAGCATCTAAGCAAAGTTTCTGACAGGTACGCCAAGGCCGTGGCATGACCTGATGTTTGACACCCTGGCTGTGTTTCGTAGCCTGGGCGGTAATGATCAGCAGTCGGGGTGGCATGCAGTCAAGCTCGTATGTCACACAGCTGCGACATCAGGTGATCAGAATCAGTACTGTGCGTCTCATCTGGTCTGCCTTACTGAAAAGCATGCGAAGTGTTGATCCCGCATGAGATGTATTCAGTTTCACATAATCCCAGTCGCCATCTCTTCCTCAGGCTCCAAGTCTCCACCCTCCAGCATCGGAACCTTCTTCGCGATGAAGCGGAGCCCAACCTTCTTTCTCTTACTTCTGCTCTTTGTCGAGCGTAGCTGATTCAAGAGACGCTTCTTTAAGCTTCTGTACTCAGCCAGCTCAGCTCCAGAAATCGCAGCGAGGGCATCAGCTACTGCAACGCGTGATTTGTACGGCTTTTTGATCTTGTACAGGGATCCTGCCACAATACAGGAGAGAGCGTTCCGCATAAGACGCGGTCTGGCGTTCTGCGAGAGTTGTCCGTAGATTTCAAGTTCGGCGTTGACGAAGGCTTTGTGTACTTCAAGGGTGACCTCGCTGACAGCAGTTAGTGGTTTGCGCAAGTCGCTTTCACAATACACTTCCTTACCAGTTTCTACGGTCGATGTCCTCAGTGTGAACTCGAGGCAGGACCTCCCGATTTATAGAGTCGTAGTCCTCGACGGCTTGAACGAAGGTCAGGATGGCATGGACCTGTTGATTCTCCTTCCGCGTCAGACTGTCCACTGGAAGCCTTGCGAGATGTCTTTCGAGAGCAATTACCCCCTTCTTGACTGCGCTCTCTGGCACATCTATGACGCTGTTGTCAAGTGTGATGAATGTCCACCTTACGATCTCATAGGTGCATTCGAGTATGCTCCGTATGACGGAAGGATTGGTAGGGCTCTGGTCCAGAGACTCACTGTCGATATCCCTGAGCCTCTCGAGAAGGCTGGATTGCGGTGATCCTGCGCGTCGGTAGTCGTAGGAAGGTCGTGTCGTGGGTGAGTGACTGATACAAGTTAGTGTCCATAGCCTCCTATCCACACAACGTTACAGACGACACATACCCTCCTCGCGTTGGCGGTTTGGAAGACCTCCCCGTAAGCTTGACTTGGAGTGGAAATGTTGACATTGTCTGGACCGCCGAGGATTGTTACAGTTGTGTTGTTGGTGGTCGGTTGTCGATGTTCTCGGGATAGTGGATGCTACTTTTATTGGCGTAAAAAGACTGCAGCAAACGTGTCGTCGAACTCCACTTTCTCGGAGCACGGACGTGGGTTTCATTCACGCGCGATAGGTGAATGTAGAAGGGCTAAGCTTTTGCTAGATAGCACCGACTATACACCTCTGACCCCTTCTCGAACCCTACAGCTCTTTGGACGACGCCCTGTGACAGTTTTCTGTATCACTTCTCTATCGCTCCATGTCTGTTGCACGAGTCACACCCTCCACCGCCTGATGACTCTGGCCACCTATTCGGGCACCACACTCCGGGCATCGTGCGAGCTGCATGGGCATACCACACTCTCCAATGGCAAACTATGACGTACTAATTAGCAGATACCTAGTGATGTGGGAGTGTGGACTTACAGGGTGACCATTAGCACACTGATACTAGTGTCCTGAATGCGTCGCGATACCTCCTAGTCTACCGACCATCGCCTTCTTAATCGCCTCTAGCTCTGCGCTTGAGACTTCCTCGTACCACTCTCTTCGTAACAGCTTAAGGCTTTTATCGACAGCTACAGACAACGTGTCTGCATCACGAAAGCCTTTTCCACACAAGACCTTAGCCTCTGTGAGTAGCTTCTTTGCCTTTGCGTGGTACTTGGAGGCAAGCTCGCGTTGCTCGGATCCGATCGTCTGCCAGATACGAGCGATTCGCGCAAAGTAGAGAGAAGCCTCGACCACAAGTCTAGGCAAAGCCCTATTGGTACAGTCCTTAATGAACTCCCGGCATTTTTTGAGAACAAGCTTAGTGGAGCCTTGGAGAGAGCCATCTGGGAAGATCAAAGAAGTCGCTGACTCTCTGCACTCTGCTTTGGTCGCAGACAAGACACCTAGCTTGTCTTCCGTGATGATGCAGTCGATTTTGATCTTCAACATCTTTGCCCCCAACGTGATGCGATGATCGCGCTCGCCGCTGATCGTGACTTGCTCGAATCCGACACGCGCCATCCTTTCTTCGATGGGCTCATGCTTTTGCAGGGCATATACTGTGGCTTCATGTAATTTGTGCGCAGGTTGATGACGCTCCGCTGCTCGGTGCTGAAGTTGCGACACGGAGTACTTGACTTGAGCCGCCTGTTTGTATCGCGATCGGAGTGCTGCCATGATGAGTGAGCGGGCCGCAATCGAATTCGTTTGGGAAAAGGTTTTGGTGAACTCGGAGCGAGTTTCCTCCAGTCTCTGTGCGGCTTTCAAGAATGCTGCTTCCGCTCCGTGCAACTCAGTCTGTCCTGTCGCGATGAAACGCTTTGTCATTTCGTCAATGACGGCGCTATTGATCAATCGGTTGTACCTCTGAGTTGCGTATTGCCGAATCGGTTTGTTGCAATGCGGACATTTCGGGACAGCGGGAGCCAGTGTTGAAGATATCTCTTGTAGACCATCGGACTTACCAGTCTTAGTGTCCATCGTGTAGACACTGTTCAGTGCGACCATGCCTAGAAAGTGAGCATTGAGTTAGCTGGGAGCGATGTCACCACGAGAACTCCGATCATACCATCTAGTGTCTCGGCAGTGAAGAAATGACCACAAGCGAGAGCAACCACCGGAGTCTCATCTAGGTCGATCTCTCCATAATCCTTGAACTCGATCATGTCAACTTGCTCCTCTAGCTTCATCCCACATGCTGCGCAATGTTCTGGAAGACACGCCTCTCCACAAAGTCCAGGGCACTGGTGGCCGCAAGGAAGCATCTCGGTGCAGCGTTGATCGCATGGTAAACGGTTACAGGGTGCTGAGCATGGCAGTGTGCATTGTCCTTCGTGCGGACAAGACCATGTACATGGCTCGATACGTGGTGCACATGCTTCGTGGCATCTCAGATCGCATCGAGAGTGTTTACATGCCACCTAAAGAGTGTCAGAAAGATGATGCATGGGAGGTATGGGATAGTTACCTCGCAATACTTCATGCATAAGTCGCAATCTGTGCCATCGTGGCATTCCTGGGAGCAGGCATGATTGCATGTGCCGAACGAGCGGCCACATACTTTATTACACTTGACATGTACCAAAGTGCGATTGTCGTCCTGGTCCTTCGTCGTGCACCTGTAACATGTTCCAGGGCAGGCATGACCGCAAGTCAGAGTTACTTCGCAAGAAGTTGGACAACGCTATCTGTCGTCAAGCTCCTGGGAGCACTGCACGTTGACCGTATGACCGCAGCTAGGCACCGTCTTGCTGACGATCGCCTCACACCGGATGGCTTGAAGATTCTGCGTTCGATAGCAGTGGACGTTGTCCTTGAAGTGGCCGCATGGCAATGCGACGCTGTTCAGAACAATCTCACACCTTCCGCAAGCTTCTCCACAGGTAGGCTTTTGGCAGGCATGGCCGCAAGTTGGGTGCTGCCGCTGACATGGTTGTTCGCATTTGAAGACCTCGTGCATAGCACGGGAGTGGCATCTCGCTTGGCATCCGTGTCCGCAATCTGGAAGACGATCCATACAGGCCTCGCGACACCCACCCTCCGGGCTGAAATTCGCGAAGTCGTCCGGCTGCTGAACATGAATTCGAGTATCCTCGTGCCGAGGGCTCCGTAGCTCCAAGGACCGACCGACATGGTCTTTGGCGCGCAGCAAGTTGATGATCTTCTGCCACATCGGAATGTTCGAGTATGTGTCAGTGTTGCCAACAATGTACATACCATGCTGAGCACGGCTGAGGAGCACGTTTATCCGATTCTCTGTCCTCAAGAAACCAACTTTGCGGTCTTTATTGCTTCTGACCAGCGAAATGATGATGATCTTGGCTTCTTCGCCTTGGAAGTTGTCGACGGTGGCAACGCGCAAGAGATCGCTcagcttcttcttctcgagCGGCTTTCTCTTCACTTGCACCTCTTGAATCGTGTTGTCCTGAGCAGGCTCTTCTGTGCTAAATCCGTCTTTGATCAAGGCGTCTTGGTCTCGATCGCTGACAACAATCTCGAAATCGTTCCGCATCGCTGCCCGAAGCTTCTGTAATTGACCGGTGTATGGCGTCAATACAGCTATCTCCCTACTCCCGTAAACACCCTGGCGCACTACATGGCGCACCAGAGCGTGCACCATCCCAACCTCCCAGTCGGTACTTTTCGACTTCTTGTGATGTACCTCTCCTGGGTTGCCCTCTTCGAGGTTCTCGTGGTCAAGCCAGAACACATTGTGACGCATGCCGATGACATCTGGTAATTGAGTCGTGCTGTGATGGTCAACCAATTTGCTGTACATTGACTCTCGAATCAGCTCAGAGATCTCCGGACGCATGCGTCTCTGAACGTTCAATTGGGCCACAGGCAAGGGTGGCCGACCAGGCTGACCAATAGAGAGTCGTTCGAATTGGCTGCGATCAAGCTGATAGAGTTGGCCCGGAGAGCTCTCAAGAGATAAGTCACGGAAGTTGTTGATCGACGGCCTCAGCTGTTGATGGTCGCCGATCTGGATGAAGTGCTCAACGTTAGGAAGGAGTGCACACAATATATGGGGCTCCATGATCTCGCCAGCTTCTTCGCAAAGCACAACTTTTGATCGTACGTGCTGCAGGGTCGAAAGGTTCTTTGCGAGGCCGGATGTAGTGATGCCGATGACATCTGCACCCTGTAGTAACCGCCGGTTGACTTCCTCGTGCACGCTCGCGATCTTGCGATGAGCATCCTCGGCATCTTTAATGGTCTCGAAGAAGTTTTCGGCGGCGTCCTGGCGAAGCTCTTGGACCCATTGATTAATAAGTAAGCATCTCTCCGCAGACGAGAGTGACTGGACGCTTCGTTCCGCTTTCCGCAGGGTGCTCAGGAGCTCGACTTCCGGGACTGTTACCGGTGCTGAAGAGTGATCGTTGCTTGACCCAGTATCTGCCCAGATGTCGAAAGGGTGCCGTCCAACCATTTCGAAGCCGTCATCGTCGACTGAGCGGAACTGTACGTAGATGCGGCTGTGTCGGCGGGCGAGGTAATGCTTGAAGTACTTCCACTCCAGGCGACTCCCAATGCCATGCAATTGACTCAGAGTGCGTTCTGAACTTGATTCGTATTCCCTGAGCTGCTGGTACGCAGTGGCTAGCTGCCATCCTTCGTGTTTGGTCCTAGACTCAGTCTTCATTATGTTGCGGAGGTTATGGTTCTGCAGTCGCTCCGAGTTACTTCGTCCACCAACACGGATGATCTTCGAGATGCCGGCTTGGAGCAGGTGCTCGAGGAATTGGTTCAAAGCATGA
Encoded here:
- a CDS encoding Ecp54-1; protein product: MHSALLISLALAFTGTQATLKPCVNNAVGGIDPSDIPSDCQPCKSSPDIQAAECAWNTRCHSKDGTQTFAIFYRDTSKQNRLNVPLGLCVAYSDACNFQPTVDDLSDDSRDLQTFFWYEQSGGEDGQGTDCMRDFKSGQCKCENSDGSSIVGGVPFVDCF
- a CDS encoding NFX1-type zinc finger-containing protein 1 — translated: MKYCEVACKHSRCDLRCHEACAPRIEPCTWSCPHEGQCTLPCSAPCNRLPCDQRCTEMLPCGHQCPGLCGEACLPEHCAACGMKLEEQVDMIEFKDYGEIDLDETPVVALACGHFFTAETLDGMVALNSVYTMDTKTGKSDGLQEISSTLAPAVPKCPHCNKPIRQYATQRYNRLINSAVIDEMTKRFIATGQTELHGAEAAFLKAAQRLEETRSEFTKTFSQTNSIAARSLIMAALRSRYKQAAQVKYSVSQLQHRAAERHQPAHKLHEATVYALQKHEPIEERMARVGFEQVTISGERDHRITLGAKMLKIKIDCIITEDKLGVLSATKAECRESATSLIFPDGSLQGSTKLVLKKCREFIKDCTNRALPRLVVEASLYFARIARIWQTIGSEQRELASKYHAKAKKLLTEAKVLCGKGFRDADTLSVAVDKSLKLLRREWYEEVSSAELEAIKKAMVGRLGGIATHSGH
- a CDS encoding NFX1-type zinc finger-containing protein 1, which encodes MADSRNWHRGRGRGRGNGRSRGVSGAAGWTRGVCHSYQRGMCTFGDQCRFSHDLRPTNNGDRIAAKLSKRAEESQEQRDARSSYNEWRRLLRRQADLLSVHDMQNFWTGALDILDSSDRDWKQNLPKDLDDNEEYNGHTHIRALMSRRAQPGRYEELIETSRVFLLVMTHTAMLNCLSVDTYVGSLYTFMAGPNGNRAVPFFQHLCETLVAARMEEPRIVDSNDIDASLLALTTALSELLRRESRVRFNDNIGDLIFSLENAAQPMPEDQSKFTSNMIIRRVGDLRASVARASDLLTTESGTEDAGSTAFQSSYPRDIIKPGDRHDNDKADINDINIFPTRAEILSETREFLPSTDPDQLHFLTSKLERHIDTQFRLLRHDTFGELKDALGSLMKSILEDPSQARKPNLRIEHTRVYSYHSASVSHLFLNARKGFQVRISFPQAQNARNTSREARQRWWEDSRRLEEGVLLCLIWMQDSLIHSLFFTVMERNTAKDDPNGLVQDDKMATITIKLTKQDQTSIEALLELSRQRIRGTLLEYPNILPATFVPVLESLQSMQRQSRLPFREWILPDRIPAAADISSSIPPPLYARHTGFSFSLAPSFKTNSRSVSLSPTASTDDISLIDTVEVETGLDRGQCIALIAALSRPSGYRCYTNHALNQFLEHLLQAGISKIIRVGGRSNSERLQNHNLRNIMKTESRTKHEGWQLATAYQQLREYESSSERTLSQLHGIGSRLEWKYFKHYLARRHSRIYVQFRSVDDDGFEMVGRHPFDIWADTGSSNDHSSAPVTVPEVELLSTLRKAERSVQSLSSAERCLLINQWVQELRQDAAENFFETIKDAEDAHRKIASVHEEVNRRLLQGADVIGITTSGLAKNLSTLQHVRSKVVLCEEAGEIMEPHILCALLPNVEHFIQIGDHQQLRPSINNFRDLSLESSPGQLYQLDRSQFERLSIGQPGRPPLPVAQLNVQRRMRPEISELIRESMYSKLVDHHSTTQLPDVIGMRHNVFWLDHENLEEGNPGEVHHKKSKSTDWEVGMVHALVRHVVRQGVYGSREIAVLTPYTGQLQKLRAAMRNDFEIVVSDRDQDALIKDGFSTEEPAQDNTIQEVQVKRKPLEKKKLSDLLRVATVDNFQGEEAKIIIISLVRSNKDRKVGFLRTENRINVLLSRAQHGMYIVGNTDTYSNIPMWQKIINLLRAKDHVGRSLELRSPRHEDTRIHVQQPDDFANFSPEGGCREACMDRLPDCGHGCQARCHSRAMHEVFKCEQPCQRQHPTCGHACQKPTCGEACGRCEIVLNSVALPCGHFKDNVHCYRTQNLQAIRCEAIVSKTVPSCGHTVNVQCSQELDDR